One Rhodoferax sp. GW822-FHT02A01 genomic window, AGAACGCGCTGGTCTTTGTCTCCACCGAAACGGATATTGAAAAGGCCTACAGCTTCCGTGAGCTGCACGCCGAGGTGCAGCGCATGGCTGCCATTCTCAAGTCTCTTGGCGTGAGCAAGGGGGACCGTGTACTGATCTACATGCCCATGATCGCCGAGGCCTGCTTTGCAATGCTGGCCTGCGCGCGCATTGGCGCCATTCACTCAGTGGTGTTCGGTGGCTTTGCCAGCCACAGCCTGGCCAGCCGTATTGAAGATGCCAAGCCGGTTGCCATCGTCAGCGCCGATGCAGGCATGCGCGGCGGCAAGGTGGTTCCCTACAAACACCTGCTGGACGAAGCCATTTCGCTGAGCAGCCACAAGCCAGCCAAGGTGCTCATGGTCAACCGCGGCCTGGCCGATTTCCCCAAGGTTGCCGGACGCGACGAAGATTACGCCTCACTGCGCGAAGCCAATCTGAATGTACAAGTGCCCTGCGAGTGGGTCGATTCCGACCACCCGAGCTACATCCTCTACACCAGCGGCACCACCGGCAAGCCCAAGGGCGTGCAACGCGACACCGCGGGTTATGCAGTAGCACTGGCTGCTAGCATGAAGCACATCTATATGGGCAACCCGGGAGAGACCTATTTCTCCACGTCCGATATCGGCTGGGTGGTGGGGCACAGCTATATCATTTACGGCCCGCTGATTGCCGGCATGGCAACCATCATGTACGAAGGCCTGCCCATCCGTCCCGACGCTGGCATCTGGTGGAAGCTGGTGGAAAAGTACAAGGTCAGCGTGATGTTCAGCGCGCCCACGGCGGCGCGCGTGCTCAAGAAGCAGGACCCGTCCTTCCTCACCAAATACGATCTGTCCAGCCTCAAGGCACTGTTCCTGGCGGGCGAACCGCTGGATGAGCCGACTGCGACCTGGATTTCGGGCGCCATCAACAAGCCCATCATCGACAACTACTGGCAAACCGAAACCGGCTGGCCCATCATGGCCATCTGCAATGGCGTTGAAAAAGCCCCGACCAAGTTTGGCTCCCCAGGCAAGGCCGTTTATGGCTACGACGTGCGTCTGATCGACGAGACCACGGGCGAGGAAATCAACGAAGCCAACAAGAAGGGCGTCATCGCCGTGGAAGGCCCGCTGCCTCCGGGCTGCCTGCAAACCATCTGGGGTGACGACGAACGCTTTGTCAAAACCTACTGGTCCAGCATCCACAACCGGGTGATGTACAGCACCTTCGACTGGGGTGTGAAGGACGAAGACGGCTACTTCTTCATCTTGGGCCGTACCGATGACGTGATCAACGTGGCGGGTCATCGCCTGGGCACCCGCGAGATTGAGGAAAGCATCAGCAGTCACGCCAATGTGGCCGAGGTGGCGGTGGTCGGCGTGGCGGATCAGCTCAAGGGCCAGGTGGCAGTGGCCTTCGTCGTGCTCAAGGACCCCAGTGTGGCGTCCGCCAGCGCCGACGCACTGAAGCTGGAAGGCGCCATTATGAAAGTGGTGGATGACCAGCTTGGTGCGGTAGCCCGCCCGGCGCGCGTGCGGTTCGTGCATGTGCTGCCCAAAACCCGCAGTGGCAAGCTGTTGCGCCGCGCCATTCAGGCCGTTTGCGAGGGTCGCGACCCTGGCGATCTGACCACCATGGAAGACCCTGGTGCACTGCAGCAAATCAAGGACTTGGTAGTCAGCTGACCGTCAGTCGTCGAGTAAAAGGCCGGTGAAGTGCAGCTATTTATACGAATCAGTGGCACAATCCAGTCCGCAACGAAGGTCCTTCCAATGCCACAGTCGCATCCGCCAATCGGTTCAGCCGTGTCGCGGAAGGTTAATAAACCAGCTTTAACCAGCTAATGTTCCCTGAAGGGGAACGGAGGTCAGCGCAATATGAGTGATTCCGCGTCGTCTGTATACCAGGCGTACCAAAACAATACCTACCTGTTTGGTGGCAATGCCCCGTATGTCGAAGAGATGTACGAGAACTATTTGGCCAACCCCGGTAGCGTTCCCGATTCATGGCGTTCGTATTTCGACGCACTGCAGCACGTGCCCGCGGTGGATGGCACGAATGCCAAAGACGTGCCGCATCTGCCCGTCATCAACGCCTTTGCAGAGCGGGCCAAGTCCGGCGGCACCAAGGTGGTGCTGGCCAGCGCCGACGCCGAAATGGGGCGCAAGCGCACTGCGGCGCAACAGCTGATTGCCGCCTATCGCAATGTCGGCCAACGCTGGGCTGATCTCGACCCCCTCAAGCGTACCGAACGTCCGGCTATTCCCGACCTGGACCCTGCGTACTTTGGCTTTACCGATGCCGACCAGGAAACGGTGTTCGATACCAGCAACACGTTTTTCGGCAAGGACCGCATGTCCCTGCGCGAGCTGCTCAATGCGCTGCGTGAAACCTATTGCGGTACCTTGGGCGCTGAATACATGTACACCACCGAGCAGGCTGAAAAGCGTTGGTGGCAGCAAAAGCTCGAATCCATTCGCAGCAAACCCAATTTCAGTGCAGAAAAGAAAAAAGCCATTCTGGAGCGACTGACCGCAGCCGAAGGCCTTGAGCGCTTCCTGCACACCAAGTTCGTGGGCCAGAAGCGCTTCTCGCTGGAAGGTGGCGAGAGCTTTATCGCCGCCATGGATGAGCTGATTAACGCAGCCGGCATCAAGGGTGTGCAAGAAGTAGTAATCGGCATGGCCCACCGTGGCCGCCTGAATGTGCTTGTCAACACCATGGGCAAGATGCCCAAGGACCTGTTTGCCGAATTTGAGCATACCGCTCCTGAAGACCTGCCAGCCGGCGACGTGAAGTATCACCAGGGCTTCAGTTCCGATCTGGCGACCGATGGCGGACCGGTGCACCTCTCGCTGGCATTTAACCCTTCCCACCTGGAAATCGTGAACCCGGTGGTGGAGGGCTCGGTGCGGGCCCGTATGGACCGTCGTGGTGACGTGAAGGGTGCGCAAGTGCTGCCGGTACTGGTGCACGGTGACTCGGCCTTTGGTGGCCAAGGTGTCAACCAGGAAACCCTGGCGCTGGCACAGACACGCGGTTACACCACGGGCGGTACCGTCCACATCATCATCAACAACCAGATTGGTTTCACTACATCGGACCCGCGCGACATGCGCTCCTCGGTGTATTGCACCGATATCGTCAAGATGGTGGAAGCGCCTGTGCTCCACGTCAACGGCGACGATCCAGAAGCCGTGGTGCTGGCAACCCAGCTGGCGCTGGAATACCGCATGACCTTCCGCAAGGATGTGGTGCTGGACATCGTCTGCTACCGCAAACTGGGCCACAACGAGCAGGACACCCCCGCTCTGACCCAGCCGCTGATGTACAAGAAGATTGCACAGCACCCCGGTACCCGCAAGCTGTACGCGGACCGTTTGGCTGCACAAGGCCTGGGCGAAACTTTGGGCGACGACATGGTCAAGGCTTATCGTGCCGCCATGGACGCCGGCAAGCACACGGATGATCCGGTGCTGACCAACTTCAAGAGCAAATTTGCGGTGGACTGGGCACCGTTCCTGGGCAAGAAGTGGACCGATGCGGGTGACACCGCGGTACCCTTGGCCGAGTGGAAACGCCTGGCCGAGAAGGTCACAACCATCCCCGCCAGCATTACGGCCCACAAGCTGGTCAAGGACGTGTATGAGAACCGTGCCGCCATGGGCCGTGGCGAGGTCAATGTGGACTGGGGTATGGGCGAGCAGATGGCCTTCGCCACCCTGGTGGCAAGCGGTTATCCGGTGCGTCTATCCGGCGAAGACAGCGGACGCGGCACCTTCACCCATCGCCATGCCGTGATTCACGACCAGAATCGCGAAAAGTGGGATACCGGCACTTATGTGCCCCTGGCTAACGTGACCGAAAACCAGGCACCCTTTGTCGTCATCGACTCCATCCTGTCCGAAGAGGCGGTGCTGGCCTTTGAATATGGCTACGCCTCCAACGATCCCAACACCCTGGTGATCTGGGAAGCCCAGTTTGGCGACTTCGCCAACGGCGCCCAGGTGGTGATCGACCAGTTCATCGCCTCCGGCGAAGTGAAGTGGGGTCGTGTCAACGGCATCACCCTGATGTTGCCCCATGGTTACGAAGGCCAAGGCCCCGAGCACAGCTCGGCCCGCCTGGAGCGCTTCATGCAGTTGGCGGCTGACACCAATATGCAGATCGTGCAGCCCACCACCGCCAGCCAGATCTTCCACGTGCTGCGTCGCCAGATGGTGCGCAACCTGCGCAAGCCGCTGGTCATCATGACGCCCAAGTCGCTGCTGCGTAACAAGGACGCAACCTCTCCGCTGTCCGAGTTCACCAAGGGTGGTTTCCAGACCATCCTGCCCGAGCAGAAGGACATCAAGGCCGACAAGGTCAAACGTGTGGTGGCTTGCTCCGGCAAGGTCTATTACGACCTGGTCAAGAAGCGCGAGGAAAAAGGACACGACGACGTGGCCATCGTGCGTGTGGAGCAGCTGTATCCCTTCCCGCACAAGGCGTTCTCGACCGAACTGAAGAAGTACCCCCATGCGACGGAAGTTGTGTGGTGCCAGGATGAGCCGCAAAACCAGGGCGCCTGGTTCTTCGTGCAGCACTATCTGCATGAAAACATGGCCGATGGCCAGCGTCTGGGTTACTCGGGACGTGCCGCCTCTGCCTCTCCTGCAGTCGGCTATTCGCATCTGCACCAGGAACAGCAAAAGGCGCTGGTTGAAGGCGCGTTCGGCAAGCTCAAGGGCTTTGTGCTCACCAAATAAAACACGAAAGAATTGATATGGCTATCGTAGAAGTTAAAGTCCCGCAGCTGTCTGAATCGGTTGCTGAAGCCACGCTGTTGCAGTGGAAGAAAAAAGTCGGTGATCTGGTTGCGGTCGATGAAATCCTGATCGAAATTGAAACCGATAAGGTGGTGATGGAAGTCCCCGCGCCGGCCGCTGGCGTACTGGCTGAGCTGGTGCAAGGCGATGGTGCCACTGTCGCTGCAGAGCAATTGATTGCCCGCATCGACACCGAAGGAAAAGCTGGCGCTGCCGCCGCCGCAGCTGCGCCTGCCGCTGCGGCGGCGGCTCCCGCTGCGTCGGCACCTGCAGCTGCAGCCCCGGCTTCCAACAGCAAGGCTGGCGTTGCGATGCCAGCTGCTGCCAAGCTGTTGGCCGACAACAACCTGGCTGTGGGTGCCGTCAGTGGCACCGGCAAAGACGGCCGCGTGACCAAGGGTGACGTGCTGGCCGCTGTCGCAGGTGGCGTGCAATCCACGGCCGCGGTGATCCCTACCGGCGTGCCGACCAAGGCATTGCCGCAGGTTTCCGCACCTGCCGCGCCCAGCCTGGGTGACCGTCCTGAGCAGCGCGTGCCCATGACCCGTCTGCGCGCGCGCGTGGCCGAGCGTCTGCTGCAATCGCAGTCCACCAACGCCATCCTGACCACCTTCAATGAAATCAACATGGCCCCGGTCATGGAAATGCGCAAGCGCATGCAAGAGCGTTTCGAGAAGGAACACGGCGTGAAGCTGGGCTTCATGAGCTTCTTCGTCAAGGCCGCAGTGCACGCGCTCAAGAAGTTCCCGGTGCTCAATGCCTCGGTGGACGGCAACGACATCGTGTACCACGGCTACTTCGACATTGGTATTGCGGTGGGTTCCCCCCGTGGTCTGGTGGTGCCGATTCTGCGCAACGCCGACCAGATGAGCTTTGCCGAGATCGAGAAGAAGATTGCCGAGTTCGGCGTCAAGGCACGTGACGGCAAGCTGGGCATGGAAGAAATGACCGGTGGTACCTTCTCAATCTCCAATGGCGGTACCTTCGGCTCCATGATGTCCACCCCCATCATCAACCCGCCGCAATCGGCCATCCTGGGCGTACATGCCACCAAGGACCGCGCCATGGTGGAAAACGGTCAGGTGGTGGTGCGTCCCATGAACTACTTCGCCATGTCCTACGACCACCGCATCATCGACGGCCGTGAAGCGGTTCTGGGTCTGGTGGCCATGAAGGAAGCGTTGGAAGATCCAGCACGCTTGCTGTTTGACATTTGATACACCCCCCGGCTACGTGCACTGCGTGCACTTCGCTTTCCCCCTTGCAGGGGGCAACACCCGCGGCCTGGCGAAGCCAGTTCCGCGGTGTTCTTGAACAAAGGCACGTCACGCGTGTCAGATGTGGATAACGAAAGAGTGAATCATGAGCAAACAATTTGATGTGGTCGTTATTGGCGGTGGTCCTGGCGGCTACATCGCTGCCATTCGTGCGGCCCAACTGGGCTTCAACGTTGCATGTATCGATGAGTGGAAGAACGCAGCGGGTGGCCCGGCTCCTGGCGGAACCTGTACCAATGTGGGCTGCATTCCCTCCAAAGCCCTGCTGCAGTCCAGCGAGCATTTCGAGCAGGCCAACCACCACTTCGCCGACCACGGCATTACGGTCAAGGACCTAAAGATGGATGTGGCCACGATGATTGCCCGCAAGGACACCGTTGTGAAGCAGAACAACGACGGCATCCTGTACTTGTTCAAGAAGAACAAGGTCACTTTCTTCCATGGACGTGGCTCGTTTGTGAAGGCTGTCGAAGGCGGTATTGAAGTCGCCGTTGCGGGCAAGACCGAAGAGACCATTGCTGCCAAGCAAGTCATTGTCGCTACCGGTTCCAACGCACGTGCCTTGCCCGGGACGCCTTTCGACGAGGAAAACATCCTGTCGAACGACGGTGCATTGCGCGTGGGCGCGGTGCCCAAGAAGCTGGCATTGATCGGCTCCGGTGTGATCGGCCTGGAAATGGGCTCCGTGTGGCGCCGTCTGGGTTCGGAAGTCACCATCCTCGAAGGTTTGCCCACATTCCTGGGCGCTGTGGACGAACAGATCGCCAAGGAAGCCAAGAAGGCTTTTGACAAGCAGGGCCTGAAGATCGAGCTGGGCGTAACCGTCGGCGAAATCAAGAACGGCAAGAAGGGCGTGTCCATCGCCTACACCAACGCCAAGGGTGAAGCACTGACCCTGGATGCCGACAAGCTCATCGTCTCCATCGGCCGCGTGCCCAACACCATTGGCCTGAACGCCGAAGCCATTGGCCTGAAGCTCGACGAGCGTGGCGCCATTGTGGTGGATGGTGACTGCAAGACCAACGTGCCCGGCGTCTGGGCCGTGGGTGACGTGGTGCGCGGTCCCATGTTGGCGCACAAGGCAGAAGAAGAGGGCGTTGCCGTGGCCGAGCGCATTGCGGGCCAACACGGACACGTGAACTTCAACACCATTCCCTGGGTCATCTACACCAGCCCGGAAATCG contains:
- a CDS encoding propionate--CoA ligase, whose translation is MTAYADFHRRSIVDRDGFWTEQAQLIDWHKPFDKVCDYSNPPFARWFAGGQTNLCYNAVDRHLATRPDQNALVFVSTETDIEKAYSFRELHAEVQRMAAILKSLGVSKGDRVLIYMPMIAEACFAMLACARIGAIHSVVFGGFASHSLASRIEDAKPVAIVSADAGMRGGKVVPYKHLLDEAISLSSHKPAKVLMVNRGLADFPKVAGRDEDYASLREANLNVQVPCEWVDSDHPSYILYTSGTTGKPKGVQRDTAGYAVALAASMKHIYMGNPGETYFSTSDIGWVVGHSYIIYGPLIAGMATIMYEGLPIRPDAGIWWKLVEKYKVSVMFSAPTAARVLKKQDPSFLTKYDLSSLKALFLAGEPLDEPTATWISGAINKPIIDNYWQTETGWPIMAICNGVEKAPTKFGSPGKAVYGYDVRLIDETTGEEINEANKKGVIAVEGPLPPGCLQTIWGDDERFVKTYWSSIHNRVMYSTFDWGVKDEDGYFFILGRTDDVINVAGHRLGTREIEESISSHANVAEVAVVGVADQLKGQVAVAFVVLKDPSVASASADALKLEGAIMKVVDDQLGAVARPARVRFVHVLPKTRSGKLLRRAIQAVCEGRDPGDLTTMEDPGALQQIKDLVVS
- a CDS encoding 2-oxoglutarate dehydrogenase E1 component encodes the protein MSDSASSVYQAYQNNTYLFGGNAPYVEEMYENYLANPGSVPDSWRSYFDALQHVPAVDGTNAKDVPHLPVINAFAERAKSGGTKVVLASADAEMGRKRTAAQQLIAAYRNVGQRWADLDPLKRTERPAIPDLDPAYFGFTDADQETVFDTSNTFFGKDRMSLRELLNALRETYCGTLGAEYMYTTEQAEKRWWQQKLESIRSKPNFSAEKKKAILERLTAAEGLERFLHTKFVGQKRFSLEGGESFIAAMDELINAAGIKGVQEVVIGMAHRGRLNVLVNTMGKMPKDLFAEFEHTAPEDLPAGDVKYHQGFSSDLATDGGPVHLSLAFNPSHLEIVNPVVEGSVRARMDRRGDVKGAQVLPVLVHGDSAFGGQGVNQETLALAQTRGYTTGGTVHIIINNQIGFTTSDPRDMRSSVYCTDIVKMVEAPVLHVNGDDPEAVVLATQLALEYRMTFRKDVVLDIVCYRKLGHNEQDTPALTQPLMYKKIAQHPGTRKLYADRLAAQGLGETLGDDMVKAYRAAMDAGKHTDDPVLTNFKSKFAVDWAPFLGKKWTDAGDTAVPLAEWKRLAEKVTTIPASITAHKLVKDVYENRAAMGRGEVNVDWGMGEQMAFATLVASGYPVRLSGEDSGRGTFTHRHAVIHDQNREKWDTGTYVPLANVTENQAPFVVIDSILSEEAVLAFEYGYASNDPNTLVIWEAQFGDFANGAQVVIDQFIASGEVKWGRVNGITLMLPHGYEGQGPEHSSARLERFMQLAADTNMQIVQPTTASQIFHVLRRQMVRNLRKPLVIMTPKSLLRNKDATSPLSEFTKGGFQTILPEQKDIKADKVKRVVACSGKVYYDLVKKREEKGHDDVAIVRVEQLYPFPHKAFSTELKKYPHATEVVWCQDEPQNQGAWFFVQHYLHENMADGQRLGYSGRAASASPAVGYSHLHQEQQKALVEGAFGKLKGFVLTK
- the odhB gene encoding 2-oxoglutarate dehydrogenase complex dihydrolipoyllysine-residue succinyltransferase yields the protein MAIVEVKVPQLSESVAEATLLQWKKKVGDLVAVDEILIEIETDKVVMEVPAPAAGVLAELVQGDGATVAAEQLIARIDTEGKAGAAAAAAAPAAAAAAPAASAPAAAAPASNSKAGVAMPAAAKLLADNNLAVGAVSGTGKDGRVTKGDVLAAVAGGVQSTAAVIPTGVPTKALPQVSAPAAPSLGDRPEQRVPMTRLRARVAERLLQSQSTNAILTTFNEINMAPVMEMRKRMQERFEKEHGVKLGFMSFFVKAAVHALKKFPVLNASVDGNDIVYHGYFDIGIAVGSPRGLVVPILRNADQMSFAEIEKKIAEFGVKARDGKLGMEEMTGGTFSISNGGTFGSMMSTPIINPPQSAILGVHATKDRAMVENGQVVVRPMNYFAMSYDHRIIDGREAVLGLVAMKEALEDPARLLFDI
- the lpdA gene encoding dihydrolipoyl dehydrogenase yields the protein MSKQFDVVVIGGGPGGYIAAIRAAQLGFNVACIDEWKNAAGGPAPGGTCTNVGCIPSKALLQSSEHFEQANHHFADHGITVKDLKMDVATMIARKDTVVKQNNDGILYLFKKNKVTFFHGRGSFVKAVEGGIEVAVAGKTEETIAAKQVIVATGSNARALPGTPFDEENILSNDGALRVGAVPKKLALIGSGVIGLEMGSVWRRLGSEVTILEGLPTFLGAVDEQIAKEAKKAFDKQGLKIELGVTVGEIKNGKKGVSIAYTNAKGEALTLDADKLIVSIGRVPNTIGLNAEAIGLKLDERGAIVVDGDCKTNVPGVWAVGDVVRGPMLAHKAEEEGVAVAERIAGQHGHVNFNTIPWVIYTSPEIAWVGRTEQQLKADGVKYKAGTFPFLANGRARALGDTTGMVKFLADATTDEILGVHIVGPMASELISEAVVAMEFKASAEDIARICHAHPSLSEATKEAALAVDKRTLNF